GCGCCAGCTCGAGGCGCAGCGTCGCGCCATGGCCACTGCGCAGCGGCCCTGACGCAACAGAGGTTCAGTGCAGCGTGCGGCCGCGCCGGGTGGCGGGTGCCGGCGGCACGGGTGTGGCCGGCGGGTCCTGCATCGGCCGTGTCTGACCGGGCGCGGGTGGGTCGCTGATCGGTGGCGGCCGGTCGATGTCGGGCACCGGGTCCGGCGGCGGCGCGGGCGGGGTCACCGGCTCGGGCGGGTTGATGTGGTCCGCCCACAGCCCCGCTGCCGACCCGGCACCGGCCCGCGGGCCGGTGCGCTGGTGCGCCATCAACGGCCCTCGCGGGTGCCGCTCTTCACGCGCTCCGCGACATCGCCCGCGGCGGCCTGGCCCTTGCCTAGGTTCTTCTGCACCCGGCCCTTCTGCTCCAGCGAGGCGTTGCCGGTGGCCTGACCCACCTCTTCCTTGATCTTGCCCTTGGCCTCTTCGACGCGGCCCTTGACCTGGTGGCGGTTCATCGTGGTACTCCTTGCGATGACGCAGCAGGATCGCTGCAGGAGTGCCGATGATGGGCGCCGGTTTTCCCGGGCGCTGTCGGTCTCGCCATTCAGGCGCTGTAGGCCCCGGCCGACGCGAGGCGGTCGTCCACCAGCTCGATCCAGTGCCGCACCGCCGTCGTGGTGCCGGCCTGCAGGTGCTGCAGGCAGCCGATGTTGGCGGACGCGATGACCTGCGGCTGCGTGGCCTCCAGCTGCTGCAGCTTGCGCTCGCGCAGCGCCGTCGCCAGCTCGGGGTGCAGGACCGAGTAGGTCCCCGCCGAGCCGCAGCACAGGTGCGCTTCGGCCGCCGCCAGCGAGACGTCGAAGCCCAGCGCGCGCAGCCCCTCCTCGATGCCGCCGCGCAGCTGCTGGCCGTGCTGCAGCGTGCAGGGCGGGTGGAAGACGATGCGCGGCCCGGGCGCCGTCTCGGCCGAAGGTGTCTGCAACCGCTCCTGCCACCCGGACAGCAGCGTCGGCAACAGCTCCGACAGGTCGCGCGACAGGCCGGCGATGCGTTCGGCCTTGGCCGCATATGCGGCGTCGTCGCGCAGCGCATGACCGTAGTCCTTCAACATCACGCTGCAGCCCGACGCGTTGGCCACCACCGCTTCCACCCGGCCGTCCTGCAGCAGCGGCCACCAGGCGTCGATGTTGCGCCGCATGTGCTCGCGGCCGCCCTCGCGGTCGTCCAGGTGGCTGCGGATGGCGCCGCAGCAGCCGGCCTCGGCGGCCACCAGGGTCTGCACGCCGGCGGCGTCCAGGGCGCGGGCGGTGGCGGCGTTGATGTTGGGCGCGAGCGCCGGCTGCACGCAGCCCTGCAGCAGCAGCACCCGGCGCTCGTGCGACCGCGTCGGCCAGCCGCGCAGGTCGGGCGCCGGTTTTGGTGGCACCTTGTCCTTCAGCCGCTGGGGCAGCAGCGGCCGCAGCGCCTGGCCCAGCTTCAGCGCGGGCGCGAACAGCGGCGAGGGCAGCCCCTCCTTCAGCAGCCAGCGCTGCGCCCGGTCCAGCGGGCTGCGCGTCACCTGCTCGGCCACCGCGGCCCGGCCCACCTCCACCAGGCGGCCGTACTGCACGCCCGACGGGCAGGTCGACTCGCAGTTGCGGCAGGTCAGGCAGCGGTCCAGGTGCAGTTGGGTGCTGCGCGTGGCCGGCTGGCCTTCGAGCACCTGCTTGATCAGGTAGATGCGCCCGCGCGGGCCGTCCAGCTCGTCGCCGAGCAGCTGGTAGGTGGGGCAGGTGGCGGTGCAGAAGCCGCAGTGCACGCACTTGCGCAGCACCGCCTCGGCCTCCTCACCATCGGGGGTGCCGCGGTAGCGCGGCGCGAGGTCGGTTTGCATCGAAGAGGCAGCGGGAGCGGGCGCGTCAGAGGCCCGCCACCAGGCGGCCGGGGTTGAACACGCCCTCGGGGTCGAAGGCCGCCTTCAGCCGCCGGTGCAGGGCCAGCAGCGGCGGGGACAGGACGGTGAAGGGGTCGCGCGCGGTGCCATCGGGCCGCCACCAGGGCTGGGCGTGGCCGCCCACGGCCTGCGCCGCGTCGTGCACCAGCGGGCCCGGCACCCGGGTGATCAGCCAGCGCTGCGCACCCCCCCATTCCATGAGCAGGTCGTCGCAGGGCAACGCCAGCGGCGGCGTGGTCGGCGGCACCGACAGCCGCCACAGCGTGGCGCCGTCGCACACGGCCTGGCGGGCCTGCTCGAAGAAGGGGCTGTGCTGGTCGCGCAGGCCCTGCCACAGCGCCTCGCCGGTGTCGGTGGGCAGCGTTTCGCCGCCGAGTTCGGCGTGGGCCGCCTGCACCGCGGCGCGCGCGCCGGCCAGGCGCAGCACCATCACGCCGCCGCGCCAGGCGCTGCCGGCCAGCGGCAGCGGGCGGCCGGCCCAGAGGTTGAGCTGCTGGATGGCGTCGGCCTGGTCGACTTCCATGCGCAGCAGCAGCGTCGCCCGGCGGCCGCGGCAGCACCTTCAGCGAAACCTCGCAGACCAGCCCGAGGATGCCGAAGGAGCCGGCCAGCAACCTTGCCACGTCGTAGCCCGCGACGTTCTTCATCACCCGGCCGCCGAAGGTGCCAGCAGCTCGCCGCGGCCGTTGAGCAGCACTGCGCCGAGCAGGTGGTCGCGCACCGAGCCCGAGGTCGGCCGCGCGGGGCCGGACAGCCCGGCCGCCACCATGCCGCCCACCGTGCCGCGCCCGCCGAAGCGCGGCGGCTCGAAGGCCAGGCACTGGCCGTGCTGCGCCAGCGCGGCCTCCAGTTCGGTGATCGGCGTGCCGGCGCGCACGGTCACCACCAGCTCGCTCGGCTCGTGCAGCGCGATGCCGGACAGCGCCGCGGTCTCCAGCGGCTCGCCGTCCAGCGCGTCGCCGAGGAAGTCCTTGCTGCCGTGGCCGACGATGCGCAGCGGCACCTTCGTGTCACGGGCGCGGGCGATGCGCGCCTGCAGCGCCTGCACCACCTGGTCGTCCTGAAGGCGGTCCATCTGGAAGCTAAAACCGCGGCAGGTCGGCGAACGGCAACAGGCCCTTGCGCACGTGCATCTTGCCGCCCTCGGCGCAGCGGTGCAGGGTCGGGATCACCTTGCCGGGGTTCAGCGTGCCGGCGGGGTCGAAGGCGGCCTTCAGGGCCTCCATCTGCGCACGCTCCTCGGGGCTGAACTGCACGCACATCGAGCCCAGCTTCTCCACCCCGACGCCGTGCTCGCCGGTCACCGTGCCGCCCAGGCGCACGCTGGTCTCCAGGATGTCGGCCCCGAAGGCCTCGGCCCGGTGCAGCTGGTCGGGGTCGTTGGCGTCGAACAGGATCAGCGGGTGCAGGTTGCCGTCGCCGGCGTGGAAGACGTTGACGCAGCGAAGCCCGTGCCGCTGCTCCATGTCGGCGATGGCGGTGAGCATCTCGGCCAGCGCCCGGCGCGGGATGGTCGAGTCCATGCACATGTAGTCCGGGCTCAGCCGGCCGGAGGCCGGAAAGGCGTTCTTGCGGCCGCTCCAGAACTTCAGCCGCTGCGCCTCGTCGGCGCTGGCTTCCAGCCGGGTGGCACCGGCGTCGCGCAGCACCGTGGCCATGCGCTCGACCTCCTCGGCCACCTCCTGCGGCGTGCCGTCGCTCTCGCACAGCAGGATGGCCTCGGCGTCGAGGTCGTAGCCGGCGTGGACGAAGTCCTCGACCGCCGCGGTCATGCGCCGGTCCATCATCTCCAGGCCGGCGGGGATGATGCCGGCGCCGATCAGGGCTGCCACCGCCTGGCCGGCCGAGGCCACGTCGGCGAAGCTGGCCATGAGGCAGCGCGCCACCTGCGGCCGCGGGATCAGGCGCACGGTCACCTCGGTGGTCACGGCCAGCATGCCCTCGCTGCCGACCACCACCGCCAGCAGGTCCAGCCCGGCCGCGTCCAGCGCCTGAGAGCCGAAGGCGACCGGCTCGCCCTCCACCGTGAAGCCGCGCACCTGCAGCACGTTGTGCAGCGTCAGCCCGTACTTCAGGCAGTGCACGCCGCCGGAGTTCTCGGCCACGTTGCCGCCGATGGTGCAGGCGATCTGGCTCGACGGGTCGGGCGCGTAGTACAGGCCGAAGCGGGCCGCCGCCTCGCTGATGGCCAGGTTGCGCACGCCGCACTGCACCCGCGCCGTGCGCGCCAGCGGGTCGATCTCCAGGATGCGGTTGAACTTGGCCAGGCTGAGCACCACGCCCTCGGCATGCGGCAGCGCGCCGCCGGACAGCCCGGTGCCGGCGCCGCGCGGCACCACCGGCACGCCCAGGGCGTGGCAGGCGCGCAGCACCGCGGCCACCTGGTCCTCGGTTTCCGGCAGGGCGACCACCATCGGCTGCTGGCGGTAGGCGGTGAGGCCGTCGCACTCGTAGGGCACGGTGTCCTCGCCGCGCCAGAGCAGGGCATGGGCCGGCAGCGCGTGGCGCAGCGCGGCCACCACCTGGGCCTGACGTGCCGCGGGCACCGGGCGGGCGCCGGCGGCGGGGGCGGCGGGCGCAGGCGCTGCGAGGATCGGATCCATCGGGCCACTGTAGCGCCCGGTCGCCCGTCGACCCCTGGGGGAAACGGTCAGGCGGTTTTGACCTGGCGCCGTGGAATCCGCCCGTCAGCTTGCCTGCCGGAACACCGTCAGCACGCCGGTGTAGCCGTACAGGTGCCGACGCCCGATCTCGCCGCCGGCGAAGAAGCCGACCAGCGGCACCTCGCCCAGCGCGCGCTTGACGATCTGCAATTCCGCCGACGGTCCGCCGAAATGCGGCCCGCCGCGGCCCGCGCAGCTGACGTAGACCGCGCCGGCGATGGGCGACCGATCGGCGGCCGCGGCGGCGGCCGCGCTGCCGCCCGGCAACGGCAGCTCCAGCACCGGCGCTTCCAGCTCCTCGCGGATCTCGGCGCAGATGCGCACCAGGTCGCGCCGGGCGGCCTCCGCGTCGCGGCGGCAGAAGGCCAGCTGGTCGCCGGGCCGCACCGGCTCGGCCACCGCGAAGGCTTGCCGCGCAGGGTCGAGGCCGATGAGGTGGCGCACGCGGGTGTCGCGGCCGAACTGGCCGGCGCGTTCCAGCACGTCGTCGCGGGCGTCGGTCAGGCCCACCAGCGTGCTGCGCAGCCGCGGCACGGCCTGCGTCGGCCGGTCCAGCCGCACGCCCAGGTCGGCCAGCAGCAACGGCAGCGCGGGCTGGCCGTCCAGCGCCAGCACCACGTTGTGCTCGGCCGCGGTGACGCGGCGCACCGGCCCCACCGGCTGGCTGCCCTGGGTGACGCGCGACACCAGCCCCACCGAGCGGTCGAAGCCCACGCCCGACAGCCCGCCGTCGAACAGCCCGTCGGCGAACTGCAGCGCCCGGCCACCGCGGCTGGAGGCCAGGCCGCCGAAGAGGTAGCCCGAGCCGGTGCGGTCGGCCAGTTCGCCGATCAGCTCGCCCAGGTCGGGCATGGCGGGGTCGGCGTGCACCAGCGCGGTCCAGGTCGAATCGGCCGGCAGCGGACGCGGGCCGGAAAAGATGCGGAACTGCTCGCGCGGCAGGTCGGCCAGCAGCAGGGCCAGGGCCGGCTCGTCGATGTACTCCGCGCCGGTCGCCGCCACGCCGGCGGCCGCCGCACCGGCCCAGGCCACGCCGGGCCAGTGCGCCCGCAGCGCCTGCAGCAGCGCGGGCGCGTCGGCCGCGTAGTGGTCGCTGAAGTACACCAGCCCCAGGGTGGGCGACGGACTGCCGGGGCGGCGCTGGCCGTCCACCTGGGCGGCGGCCAGCTGCAGCGCCAGCCGCCAGTCGGGGTGGGCGGCGTGGCCGAGCAGGAAGGCGGTCATGCGAGCCGGGGGTGCAAGGCCGGTGCCCGACGTGTCGTCTGCCGCGTCGCGGGCCGCGGCGTCACCGCTCGTCCTGTCCGCGCTTGCGCGCCGCCTTGCGCGCCGCGGCCCGGCCTGCCGGCGCCTTGGCGGCGGCGGTGGCGGGCGTGTCGTCGCCGCCGCCCGACGGGTCGGTCCGGGTCGAGGCCTCGTTGGCCGCCGTGGCGGGGGCTGCGGGCTGCTGGCCGGCGAAAGCCGCCCCGTCCCGCAGGGCCTGCGTCGCCAGGCTGGTGAACTGCTCGGTGAGCGAGCCCCACCAGCGCATCGGGTCGACGGCGGGCGGGGCGTCGCCCCCGCTGGCGGCATCGGCACCGCCGGCCGCCGCGGGTGCATCGGCGGCGGCCGCTGGCGCGGTCGGCGTGGTGGACGTGGTGGGCGGTGTGGCGGTGGGCCGCGCCATCAGCGACTCCCGCAGGTCGTCCATGCGGACGTTCATCGTGCGCAGGGTGGTGAGCGTCATCTTCTGCACCTCCAGCGCCTGGATGGTGGTGGTCAGCATGCGGGCGTTCTGCTCCAGCCAGAACTGCACCGTGCGCAGCTCGCTGATGCGCTTGTCGAGCTCGGCCGGGTCGAGGGTGGGGGTGACCCACTGGCCGACGCCGGGCAGCGCGGCGCCGGCGTTCTTCATCAGGCTTTGCATGAAGTCGAGGCCCGGACCGAAGCCGGCGGTGAAGGGGCTGAAGGGGGAGTCGGCCATGTCGCAGGGCAGGTGGGTGTCGGCCGCCGATGCTAGCCCCGCGGGACGGCGGCCGCGAGGGCGCGAGCCCCAGGGCCGCGTCAGCGCCGGCGCAGGTCGATGCGCAGCCGACCCTCCGACTGCTCCCAGCGCAGGCGGCCGAGCACGTCCATGCCGAGGATCGCCACGGCGCCTCGCTCCCCCAGGCCGTCGAGCGCGATCAGCCGCAGCCGCTGCACCGCCAGGCCGCCGTCCAGGTCCAGGTCGGCCAGCACCACCCGGCCCTGCACCGGACCGCCGGCCGTCTGCAGCGTGACGGTGCCTTGCTCCGGCAGGCCGAGGCTGCGGGCCAGGGTGGTGGAGACGGCCGACTGCGTCGCGCCGGTGTCGACCAGGAAGTCGACCGCCCGGCCCTGCAGCCGGCCGGGCCAGTGGTAGTGGCCGTCGGCGCCCCGGCGCAGCACCACCGACTCGCCCTGCAGTTCGAAACGGGTGGCCGCCTGCCGATGTTCCCAGGTCTTGAAGCCGAGGAAGACGGCGGTGGTGACGAGCAGCCAGACGGTGAGCAGCTTCAGGCCGTGCCGCATCAGGCCTCGCGGGTGGCGTTGCCGTCGTCGGCCGCTTCGGGCACGCCTTCGTCGGTGGCGGCCGGTGCCCGCAGCCTCGTCGTGATGGCGCCGAACAGGTCCGCGCCATGGTCGCCGTGCGCCGCCAGCCGCAACCGGTCGTGGACCGTGAGGCCTGCCGCGTCGCCAGCCGGCACGCCGGTGGCGACGATGCTGCCCGGCGCCAGGGGATGCCGCCGCGCCAGGGCGGCCAGCAGCGGCCCGAGCGGCAGCGCGGTGCCGAGGTCCGGCGGGTCGAGGCGGCCGCGATCGACCTGGACGTCCACGGCCCGGTGCAGCCGCCCCCCGCGCCAGGCGGCGCCCGCTTCGTCGGGCGTGACCGCCACCGGCGCGAAGGCGGTCGCCGGGCGACGGTCCCACGCGCCGACACCGTCGCCGTCCAACCGCCAGGCGCCGGCCAGGAGCAGCAGGCGCACACCGTCCAGCGCCTGGTCGGCGCCGGCGCCCGCCGGCACGTCACCGGTGACGGCCGCCAGCAGGACGGCGACGCCCAGCCGCTCCTGCGGCCCGGCGGCCGGCGCTGGCGCGTGCGGCCCGAGCAGCGCGTCGGCGCGGACCAGCGCCGGGTCGGCCGGCCCGTCGGCCCACCCTTCGGCGAACAACGCAGCGCGCGGCAGCGGCGCCAGGCACTGGGCGGGGTCGAAGGCGAAGGCATGCCGCGCCCGGCCGGCGTTGAGCGCCTCGTACAGCGACTCCAGCTGGGGTGAGAGGAAGTTCCAGTCGTCGAGCACCGCCTGCAGCCGGCCGGCGATGCCGTTGGCGATGCAGGCGCTGCTCAGGTCGCGCGAGACGACGACCAGCTGGCCGTCGCGGGAGCCGTCGTTCAGGCTGGCGAGTTTCATGGTCCGGGGGTCCGGTGCGGGAGGGGGAGGTCGTCGCCGACGATTGTGCGGTGCACCGGTGGCCGGCCTTCGGCGTTGGAGGACCTCCGCCCGTCGTTCCCCCTTTGTCGTTCTCCCTTCTTTGTCGTTCTCCCTTTTGTCCCTGCGCCGCCTGCCCCGTCCTGTCCTGTTGGCCCTGCTGGCGGCCGCCGTGCTGCTGCTGCACCTGCTGCTGCTGGGCGGCTGGCCGCGCTTCGAGGCGGCGCCGCCCGCCGCGTGGCCCTCGGCGTCGCCCGGCGCCGCCGGCCGTGCGCCATCGGTGCGGCTGTCCGCGCGGACGGCCGACGAGGTCCGTCCGGCCCCTCCCGACCCGACCCCTGCGGCCGCGCCCGTCGACATGCCGGCGGCCGCGCCTCGCCGGGCCGCCGCCGTGGCGCGATCGGCACCCCGGCCTGTGACGGCCCCGGTGATCGCGGCGCCCGCGGTGGCCGACGAGCCGCCGGTGGCCCCGCCCCCCTCCCTGGCACTCGTCGCGGCGACGGCGGTGGCGTCTTCGCCGGCGGCGCCGACCGTGGCCGAGCCCGCCGCCCCGGCGCCGTCGCCGCCCGTGTACGACACCCGGCCGCCGGGGCCCCGGCGCTGGTCGGTGCAGCTGCGGCGTGGCGGGCTGGCCGGCGAGGGCGAACTCGTCTGGGCGCCTGACCAGGGCGGCTACGCGCTGAGCCTGGAGGGTCGCGTCGGTCCGCTGCCGGTGCTGGACTGGCGCAGCAGCGGCCGCCTGGGTCCGCACGGCCTGGCGCCCGAGCGTTTCGTCGACAAGCGGCGCGGCCGGGGCGCCCAGGCGGCCAACTTCGATGCGCCGCAGGCCCGCATCACCTACTCCGGCCAGCACCCGCCGCAGCCGCTGCCGGCCGGGGCGCAGGACCGGCTGAGCGTGCTGCTGCAGCTGGCCGCGATCGTCGCCGCCGACCCGGCGCTGAACCGGCCCGGCGCGCAGATCGACCTCTGGGTCAGTGGCGCACGCGGCGACGCCGACCTCTGGCGCTTCGTCGTCGAGGGGCCGGACCGCGTGCCGCAGGCCGGCGGCCCGGTGCCCGCGCTGCGCCTGCACCGCGAGCCGCGCCATGGCCAGGACCTGCGGGTGCAGTTGTGGCTGGCGGCGTCGGGCGAGCACCTGCCGCTGCGCATGGCGCTGACGCCGGTGGCCGGTGGCGACGCGCTGGACCTGCTGCTGCAGCCGCAGTGACCTGCTGCTCGACGTGTCGGGGCCGCCCGACACGCCGACCCATCGCCGCGTCCTTGGCTTGAATCCTGCAGCGATCGCCTCACCTGTCCACCCAACGCCGGCGCTGCGCCGGCCCGTCCAACGAGGTGACGACCATGCAGATGCTCTACAACTCCGACAACTTCGTGGTCGTGCAGATGGACGTGCCCGAGCACCTGGCCGCCCGCGGCGAGGGGCCGCTGCTGGGGGGCGGTTACGAGATCGTCGACAAGTTCGCCAAGAAGGAGATCTTCCTGCAGGGCGACATGGCCCAGCACTTCAAGGACGGCGTCGAAGCCCTGATTCGCGACGAACCGTCGGAAGAGGAACTGGACGACTTCATCGGCCGCTTCACGACGCTGGCCCAGCAGCCCGTCATCCTGCATTGACGGACGCCTGCGCGCGCCCCGCCACGTCGGCCTGACGGCAACTTCGGCCTCCCGTTCCCGGGCCGGCGTCGGCCGGCACCTACAGCGGCGCGAGCGGTCCTGACGCCATCGGCGCCGGCCACCGGCGGACAAGGGCTTGTCCCCGGCGGCCCGGCTGGGCCAAGATGGTCCGCCCTGCATCGCCGCGCGCACAGCCCATGCCCCGCTCCACCGCCTCGACGGCCGTCGTGCTGTCGCCCGGCCTGGCCCAGGCCCCGGTGCTCGACCGCATGGCCTCTCACTTCGTGCTGGCGCTGACCGTGCAGCATGCGGCGCGGCTCGGTCCGCGGCGCGACTGGAACAGCCTGCTGTCGCTGGTCGGCCGGCACCTGGCCTGGCCGCCGGCCGTGCTGGCGCGGCTGCGGGCCTTCCTGCTGCGCCGCTGCCGCGCGCAGTCGCCCTGGCGCGGGCAGGAGGCGCTGGACGACGTGGCCTGGCTGGCGCGCCACGGCGTCTGGCGCGGTCCCTATGAAGAGGGCACGCTCTTCTTCTACCTCGACGAATACGCCAAGGACGCGCCGAAGGACCTGATGGCCGTGCTGCAGGCCACCGCCGACTGGCTGCGCAAGAGCCTGCAGCGCGAGTCGACCCGGGTGCAGCAGAACATCGACCTGCTCGGTGGCCTGCTGCAGCTCAACCCGGCCGAACGCGCGCTGCTGCTCTACGGCACGCTGGCCCGCTACCAGCGCGACCTGCGCGGCCTGCTGGTCGAGTTCAAGGTGGCGAACGCGCAGGAGGCCTACGCGGTGCTGGCGCAGGTGGCCGGCGTCGACGAGCGCGAGGTGGCCGAGGCGCTGCGCGCCGGCTCCCGGCTGGAGCGGGTGGGCATGGTCGAGAACCTGATCTCCGAACACAACATCACCGACCTGGCCGACCTGATGAAGGTCAGCGACCAGCTGCCGCCGGTGCTGATGCGCGAGTACGCCGAGGCGTCCGAGCTGATGGCGGTCTTCACCAAGCCCTCGGCGCCGAGCGCGCTGACGGCCACCGACTTCGCCTTCATCGCCGACGACGTGGCGGTGCTCACCGCGCTGCTGAAGCACGCGGTGCAGCGGCGCGAGACCGGCGTCAACGTGCTGCTGTACGGCCCGCCGGGCACCGGCAAGACGGAACTGGCCAAGGTGGCCGCACAGGCGGCCGGGCTCCAGCTCTACGAGGTCGAGTACGCCGACCGCGACGGCCACCCGCTGTCCGGCCGCGACCGCTACCGCTCGCTGCAGCTGAGCCAGGTCTTCCTCAAGGGCAGCGCCGACGTGGCGCTGCTGTTCGACGAGGTCGAGGACGTCTTCCCCAGCATGGGCGGCGAGGCCGCGGCCTGGCTGGCGCGCCTGGAGTCGGCCGATGGCCCGGTGGGCAGCGCTCACAGCGTCTCCGGCAAGGCCTGGGTCAACCAGATGCTGGAGACCAACGCGGTGCCGGTGGTCTGGATCACCAACCGCATCGAGCAGATCGACCCCGCCTTCCGCCGCCGCTTCCAGTACCACCTGGCGTTGAACTCGCCGCCGCCTGGGGCACGCGAGGCGCTGGTGGCGCGGGCGCTGGAAGGCGTGGCCATCGACACCGCCTTCGCCGCCGGCCTGGCCGAGCGCCGGGGCCTCACGCCGGCGCAGATCCGCACCGCGGTGCGCTTCGCCCGACTGGCCGCCGGCGACGGGCAGCCGCTGGAGCCGCTGATCGAGCGCCAGTTGCACCATGCCGACCAGGCGCTGGGCCGCGGCGCCCGCGAGCGTGGCCCGCGGGCCTGCGTGACCACCTACGACCTGTCGCTGCTGAACCTGGAGACCCGTTTCGCCGTGCCGGCGGTGATCGAGGCGCTGCGCCGGCGCGGCCACGGCACGCTGTGCTTCCACGGCCCGCCCGGGACCGGCAAGACCGCGCTGGCCGAGCACATCGCCCAGGCGCTGCAGCGGCCGCTGCTGGTGCGGCAGGCCAGCGACCTGATGAGCAAGTTCGTCGGCGAGACCGAGGCCAACCTGGCGCGGCTGTTCGAGGAGGCCGAGCGCGAGCAGGCGGTGCTGCTGCTCGACGAGGCCGACAGCTTCCTGCGCAGCCGCCGCCGCGCCGAGCGCAGCTACGAGGTCACCGAAGTCAACGAGATGCTGCAGGGCATGGAGCGCTTCGCCGGCATCTTCGTCTGCACCACCAACCTGTTCGAGGAACTGGACGAGGCGGCGCTGCGGCGCTTCACCTTCAAGGTCCGCTTCGCGCCGCTGACCGGTATCCAGCGCGAACGCATGTTCGTGGCCGAGGCGCTGGCCGGCGAGGCCACGGCCCTGGACGACGAACAGCGCCGCCGCCTCGCCGCGCTCGACCAGCTGACCCCCGGGGACTTCGCCGCCGTGCGCCAGCAGGTGGAGATCCTCGGCGTGCCCTTCGAGCCCGACGAGTTCCTGTCGCAGCTCGAAGGCGAGCACCGGGTCAAGCCGCAGGTGCGCGAGCGGCGCAGCATCGGCTTCCGGGCCGGCGGCTAGGCAGCGTCCAGCCGCGCAAAACGCGGCACCCGCCGCCCCGCCACCTCGACCTGCTCCACGAACATGGCATGGGGCCGCACCCACAGCCCGCGCGCGCCGTACAGCGCGCGGTACAGCACCAGCGGCTCCCGCGTCTCGCTGTGGCGCACGAGGCCGAGGACCTCGTAGTCCCCGCCCTTGTGGTGGCGATAACGGCCTGACGGCAGCGACGGCAGGGCGGGCAGGTCCGCATCGCGCACGTCCTGCGACGTCGCCGGCGTGGGCGACGGGCGACCCTCGTCGTGCTCGGGCAGGCCGTCGCACAGGTGCAACCACGGCAACCGGCGCGAGGCCCAGGTGTGGTCCTCGGGCGGCAGGCGTCCGGGCTCGTCCAGGCTGCCGGTGGTGACGTCGATCTCGTCGGGCGCGAGGTCGCTGGCGAAGGTGAGCTGCGTGCCGCAACGCGCGCAGAAGCCGCGTTCGCCATGCACGCTGGACCGGTGTCGCGCCGGCTCGCCCTGCCGCAGGCGAAGGTCGCGCCGTGCCACGCTGAACC
The sequence above is a segment of the Aquabacterium sp. J223 genome. Coding sequences within it:
- a CDS encoding DUF3567 domain-containing protein produces the protein MQMLYNSDNFVVVQMDVPEHLAARGEGPLLGGGYEIVDKFAKKEIFLQGDMAQHFKDGVEALIRDEPSEEELDDFIGRFTTLAQQPVILH
- a CDS encoding PhaM family polyhydroxyalkanoate granule multifunctional regulatory protein — encoded protein: MADSPFSPFTAGFGPGLDFMQSLMKNAGAALPGVGQWVTPTLDPAELDKRISELRTVQFWLEQNARMLTTTIQALEVQKMTLTTLRTMNVRMDDLRESLMARPTATPPTTSTTPTAPAAAADAPAAAGGADAASGGDAPPAVDPMRWWGSLTEQFTSLATQALRDGAAFAGQQPAAPATAANEASTRTDPSGGGDDTPATAAAKAPAGRAAARKAARKRGQDER
- a CDS encoding CsbD family protein, encoding MNRHQVKGRVEEAKGKIKEEVGQATGNASLEQKGRVQKNLGKGQAAAGDVAERVKSGTREGR
- a CDS encoding TIGR02281 family clan AA aspartic protease; its protein translation is MRHGLKLLTVWLLVTTAVFLGFKTWEHRQAATRFELQGESVVLRRGADGHYHWPGRLQGRAVDFLVDTGATQSAVSTTLARSLGLPEQGTVTLQTAGGPVQGRVVLADLDLDGGLAVQRLRLIALDGLGERGAVAILGMDVLGRLRWEQSEGRLRIDLRRR
- a CDS encoding DUF3108 domain-containing protein; the protein is MALLAAAVLLLHLLLLGGWPRFEAAPPAAWPSASPGAAGRAPSVRLSARTADEVRPAPPDPTPAAAPVDMPAAAPRRAAAVARSAPRPVTAPVIAAPAVADEPPVAPPPSLALVAATAVASSPAAPTVAEPAAPAPSPPVYDTRPPGPRRWSVQLRRGGLAGEGELVWAPDQGGYALSLEGRVGPLPVLDWRSSGRLGPHGLAPERFVDKRRGRGAQAANFDAPQARITYSGQHPPQPLPAGAQDRLSVLLQLAAIVAADPALNRPGAQIDLWVSGARGDADLWRFVVEGPDRVPQAGGPVPALRLHREPRHGQDLRVQLWLAASGEHLPLRMALTPVAGGDALDLLLQPQ
- a CDS encoding fumarylacetoacetate hydrolase family protein, encoding MKLASLNDGSRDGQLVVVSRDLSSACIANGIAGRLQAVLDDWNFLSPQLESLYEALNAGRARHAFAFDPAQCLAPLPRAALFAEGWADGPADPALVRADALLGPHAPAPAAGPQERLGVAVLLAAVTGDVPAGAGADQALDGVRLLLLAGAWRLDGDGVGAWDRRPATAFAPVAVTPDEAGAAWRGGRLHRAVDVQVDRGRLDPPDLGTALPLGPLLAALARRHPLAPGSIVATGVPAGDAAGLTVHDRLRLAAHGDHGADLFGAITTRLRAPAATDEGVPEAADDGNATREA
- the glcF gene encoding glycolate oxidase subunit GlcF, with protein sequence MQTDLAPRYRGTPDGEEAEAVLRKCVHCGFCTATCPTYQLLGDELDGPRGRIYLIKQVLEGQPATRSTQLHLDRCLTCRNCESTCPSGVQYGRLVEVGRAAVAEQVTRSPLDRAQRWLLKEGLPSPLFAPALKLGQALRPLLPQRLKDKVPPKPAPDLRGWPTRSHERRVLLLQGCVQPALAPNINAATARALDAAGVQTLVAAEAGCCGAIRSHLDDREGGREHMRRNIDAWWPLLQDGRVEAVVANASGCSVMLKDYGHALRDDAAYAAKAERIAGLSRDLSELLPTLLSGWQERLQTPSAETAPGPRIVFHPPCTLQHGQQLRGGIEEGLRALGFDVSLAAAEAHLCCGSAGTYSVLHPELATALRERKLQQLEATQPQVIASANIGCLQHLQAGTTTAVRHWIELVDDRLASAGAYSA
- a CDS encoding FAD-linked oxidase C-terminal domain-containing protein, which translates into the protein MDPILAAPAPAAPAAGARPVPAARQAQVVAALRHALPAHALLWRGEDTVPYECDGLTAYRQQPMVVALPETEDQVAAVLRACHALGVPVVPRGAGTGLSGGALPHAEGVVLSLAKFNRILEIDPLARTARVQCGVRNLAISEAAARFGLYYAPDPSSQIACTIGGNVAENSGGVHCLKYGLTLHNVLQVRGFTVEGEPVAFGSQALDAAGLDLLAVVVGSEGMLAVTTEVTVRLIPRPQVARCLMASFADVASAGQAVAALIGAGIIPAGLEMMDRRMTAAVEDFVHAGYDLDAEAILLCESDGTPQEVAEEVERMATVLRDAGATRLEASADEAQRLKFWSGRKNAFPASGRLSPDYMCMDSTIPRRALAEMLTAIADMEQRHGLRCVNVFHAGDGNLHPLILFDANDPDQLHRAEAFGADILETSVRLGGTVTGEHGVGVEKLGSMCVQFSPEERAQMEALKAAFDPAGTLNPGKVIPTLHRCAEGGKMHVRKGLLPFADLPRF
- a CDS encoding FIST N-terminal domain-containing protein, translating into MTAFLLGHAAHPDWRLALQLAAAQVDGQRRPGSPSPTLGLVYFSDHYAADAPALLQALRAHWPGVAWAGAAAAGVAATGAEYIDEPALALLLADLPREQFRIFSGPRPLPADSTWTALVHADPAMPDLGELIGELADRTGSGYLFGGLASSRGGRALQFADGLFDGGLSGVGFDRSVGLVSRVTQGSQPVGPVRRVTAAEHNVVLALDGQPALPLLLADLGVRLDRPTQAVPRLRSTLVGLTDARDDVLERAGQFGRDTRVRHLIGLDPARQAFAVAEPVRPGDQLAFCRRDAEAARRDLVRICAEIREELEAPVLELPLPGGSAAAAAAADRSPIAGAVYVSCAGRGGPHFGGPSAELQIVKRALGEVPLVGFFAGGEIGRRHLYGYTGVLTVFRQAS